Proteins encoded within one genomic window of Spirochaeta cellobiosiphila DSM 17781:
- a CDS encoding sensor histidine kinase, with translation MKNYSFRLFFLFLIFCISSATIILAGTAIFVFRSDAIMNEERDKAFVRVKDLSHRVEEQLSYVEGSMNIIGRVSKSMDLYRFSLLLDNSIKSLPLIRAMYILDENGKTLAVGTHSPLSSINPDFLGIDFSYTPLYNSIKENNQIVWSDKFISTLSGDTSVGAALLLDNRVVIAELSLRSLLNTLNTISNRNDRIWVIDRRGELVADTGNFEGGAGIINIRTVPFMEEASRGMPLDKQVKFENSHYFVNYSLSQKLGWLFLLGIPAGLHNVFIYNTLVDILLLAISFFLIGMIAFPFWSEKITRNIMLLRIQADQIANGQEPELIQKTSVKEFQDLNRYMREMYQKIKERETALRDLNQALERRVQERTKELKDSNVELQNTLDHLNSVQEVLIQSEKLAALGRLVAGVAHELNTPIGNAIMALSSIKDEHRHMTKLITQGLKKSDLDRFIDHLDQGLDIADKNIHRAAELIKSFKHVASDQTSSVRRQFSLSDIIDDVLLTLQPTIKRTSHHIKIDYASGIYMDSFPGVVVQIITNLITNALIHAWDEEEAGIITIKTQRISTPNNEDEQDQWIEIQIADNGKGIPSDYGAKVFDPFFTSKMGSGGTGLGLNIVYNGATNILGGTIDYKSSIGEGTTFSLKIPLIAPRLNGHL, from the coding sequence ATGAAGAATTATAGTTTTCGCTTGTTTTTTCTTTTTCTAATTTTTTGCATATCCTCTGCCACTATAATACTAGCGGGTACGGCGATCTTTGTTTTTCGAAGTGATGCTATTATGAATGAAGAACGGGATAAGGCCTTTGTCCGTGTGAAAGATTTATCCCATAGAGTAGAAGAACAACTGAGTTATGTTGAAGGCAGTATGAATATTATTGGGCGGGTCAGTAAGTCTATGGATCTGTACCGTTTTAGTCTTTTGCTTGATAACTCTATCAAATCCCTTCCTTTAATTAGAGCCATGTATATCCTTGATGAAAATGGTAAAACCCTGGCCGTCGGCACTCATAGTCCCCTTTCTTCCATTAATCCTGATTTCCTGGGAATCGATTTTTCTTATACTCCTTTGTACAACTCTATTAAGGAGAATAATCAAATTGTATGGAGCGATAAGTTTATCTCTACTTTATCCGGGGATACTTCTGTGGGGGCGGCACTCCTTCTCGATAATAGGGTTGTTATTGCTGAGTTATCCTTGAGAAGTCTATTGAATACTCTCAATACGATAAGCAATCGTAATGACCGTATTTGGGTCATAGATCGTCGTGGTGAGCTGGTTGCTGATACAGGTAACTTTGAAGGTGGTGCCGGTATTATTAATATTAGGACAGTTCCTTTTATGGAGGAGGCTAGTAGGGGGATGCCTTTAGATAAGCAGGTTAAATTTGAGAACTCCCATTATTTTGTTAATTATTCTTTATCTCAAAAACTTGGTTGGCTTTTTTTACTTGGTATACCTGCTGGTCTTCACAATGTATTCATTTACAATACTCTCGTCGATATTTTACTTTTGGCCATATCCTTTTTTCTAATCGGGATGATAGCTTTCCCCTTTTGGTCAGAGAAGATTACCAGGAATATCATGCTCCTTAGAATCCAGGCTGATCAGATTGCCAATGGACAGGAACCGGAATTAATACAAAAAACTTCAGTTAAAGAGTTCCAGGATTTGAATCGCTACATGAGGGAAATGTATCAAAAGATCAAAGAGAGAGAAACAGCTTTGAGAGATCTTAATCAGGCCCTGGAGCGTAGAGTTCAAGAAAGAACCAAGGAGCTAAAGGACAGTAACGTCGAATTGCAAAATACCCTAGATCATTTGAATAGTGTACAGGAAGTGTTGATACAGTCAGAAAAGCTGGCTGCTCTCGGACGTCTTGTTGCCGGGGTGGCTCATGAGTTAAATACTCCCATCGGTAATGCTATTATGGCTCTCTCCAGTATCAAGGATGAACATCGGCACATGACTAAGTTAATAACTCAGGGCTTGAAGAAATCTGATCTTGATAGGTTTATTGATCATTTGGATCAAGGCCTGGATATAGCCGATAAGAATATTCATAGGGCGGCTGAACTAATCAAGAGTTTTAAACATGTTGCTAGTGACCAAACCAGTTCTGTACGACGACAGTTTTCCTTATCTGATATCATCGATGATGTCTTGTTGACACTCCAACCAACAATCAAGAGAACTTCCCACCATATAAAAATCGATTATGCTTCAGGTATCTACATGGATAGCTTTCCAGGTGTGGTTGTGCAAATCATCACAAACCTTATAACAAACGCGCTTATTCACGCCTGGGATGAAGAAGAAGCGGGTATTATTACTATTAAAACACAAAGAATCTCTACTCCCAATAATGAGGATGAACAGGATCAGTGGATTGAAATCCAAATTGCAGATAATGGAAAAGGTATTCCTTCTGATTACGGTGCAAAAGTATTTGATCCTTTCTTTACAAGTAAGATGGGATCTGGGGGAACAGGTCTGGGCCTTAATATTGTCTATAATGGGGCAACAAACATACTGGGCGGCACCATTGATTATAAAAGTAGTATTGGTGAAGGAACGACCTTTTCCTTAAAAATTCCTCTCATTGCTCCCCGTCTTAATGGGCATTTGTAG
- a CDS encoding carbohydrate ABC transporter permease, with translation MHKKRAGLLPYLLVAPTLVFVAVFTIYPTIASVIGSFYHHRLNILKYRTPRFYGLGNYHELFSSADFQQIIVNTLVYTIILVPLTIVVSFLFALWLRPKKFAPFRIAIFHPTILPAVSAATIWLFFFTPGYGLFNSFLSSLGYGGPQNWSSNPQLALFSLVIVAFWKDAGFYMIYFLAGLQNLPKDVYEALRLEGAHPFVVFFKFTLPLMRRTTLFVSTIAMVGAFRMVDHVIVITSGGPSNKSSLLLYDLWQERFENLNVGKSSAITVILILFLLVFTISNLLFNERKGVIHD, from the coding sequence ATGCATAAAAAAAGAGCGGGACTTCTCCCTTATTTACTAGTGGCACCTACATTAGTATTTGTAGCAGTGTTTACTATATATCCCACCATTGCCAGTGTTATCGGTAGTTTTTATCATCACCGCTTGAACATCCTAAAATACAGGACTCCCCGGTTTTATGGTTTAGGGAATTATCATGAACTTTTTAGTAGTGCTGATTTTCAGCAGATCATTGTTAATACCTTGGTCTATACGATTATTTTGGTTCCCCTCACCATTGTGGTCTCCTTTTTGTTTGCCCTTTGGCTTCGTCCTAAGAAGTTTGCTCCTTTCAGGATTGCTATCTTCCATCCTACGATTTTGCCAGCTGTATCAGCGGCGACGATTTGGCTGTTCTTCTTTACCCCCGGGTATGGGTTATTTAATAGTTTCCTCTCATCCCTCGGTTATGGAGGGCCTCAGAATTGGTCCAGTAATCCCCAATTAGCCTTGTTTAGTCTGGTGATTGTGGCTTTCTGGAAGGATGCTGGGTTTTATATGATTTATTTTTTGGCAGGTCTCCAGAATCTTCCTAAAGATGTCTATGAAGCGCTTAGATTGGAAGGGGCCCATCCCTTTGTTGTTTTTTTCAAGTTTACCCTGCCTTTAATGAGACGAACCACTCTGTTTGTTTCGACTATCGCTATGGTGGGAGCCTTTAGAATGGTAGACCATGTGATAGTCATCACTTCAGGAGGCCCTAGCAACAAGAGTAGTTTATTACTCTATGATCTATGGCAGGAACGTTTTGAGAATCTTAATGTAGGCAAGTCTTCTGCTATAACAGTTATTCTTATTCTGTTTCTTCTGGTATTTACCATATCCAACCTCCTTTTTAATGAGAGAAAAGGAGTTATCCATGACTAA
- a CDS encoding HAD family hydrolase has translation MNPQNKELVIMDIPWLEQHLDLNGKNKIAIFDIDSTIMDTCYRNYKILEEAAFYFDFLSPFMSLIEPCDIGWSILDAVSLHTDLTDTMQMLVLDFWRERFFSNAWVKHDRPYPGVKKVLDWFVEHDYSLVYLTGRDAPQMKEGTIYSFEANLLPTTTNTYFFFKPDFLSADLEYKKIALEAIGEIGDVVLAVENEPANANLMKHMFPQSIVALINTVTSPYPAKPLDSLLLFDGYK, from the coding sequence TTGAATCCTCAGAATAAAGAGCTTGTTATTATGGACATCCCCTGGTTGGAACAGCATTTGGATCTTAATGGTAAAAACAAGATCGCTATTTTTGATATAGACAGTACGATAATGGACACTTGTTATCGTAATTATAAGATACTTGAGGAAGCAGCTTTTTATTTTGACTTTCTGTCTCCTTTTATGTCTTTGATTGAACCTTGTGATATCGGTTGGAGTATCCTCGATGCGGTATCCCTTCATACTGATTTGACTGATACGATGCAGATGCTGGTTTTGGACTTTTGGCGGGAAAGGTTTTTTTCTAATGCCTGGGTCAAACATGATCGTCCCTATCCTGGGGTGAAGAAAGTCCTCGATTGGTTTGTTGAACATGATTATAGTCTTGTGTACCTAACAGGACGTGATGCTCCACAAATGAAGGAGGGGACTATCTACTCCTTTGAAGCGAATCTTCTTCCTACTACCACGAACACTTACTTTTTCTTTAAACCTGATTTTTTGTCAGCTGATCTGGAATATAAGAAGATTGCTCTGGAAGCTATTGGAGAGATCGGTGATGTTGTTCTAGCTGTGGAAAACGAACCGGCCAATGCTAATCTGATGAAGCATATGTTTCCTCAATCCATAGTAGCTTTGATTAATACTGTTACCTCTCCTTATCCGGCGAAGCCCCTGGATTCTCTCCTTTTATTTGATGGATACAAATAG
- a CDS encoding carbohydrate ABC transporter permease: MTKNKWLFLWIPALVVVVIWSVPVVWALIASLRPPMEAFTRGQVWFGSALSLANYKRALSLAPFGLYFRNTVLMVLMVLVVQLLFSSLAAFGFAFYKFKGDRILFVLILTQMMIPTVALLVPNFQTIRVLGLYDSLGAMAVPFWGSAFGTFLLRQTFLGIPKDYGDAALVDGCHWYQILWHVYLPMAKSSLVAFSISTINWHWNDLLWPMIITQSDKSRPLTAGLVRFTQLGEVGAQWGLMSAATLIVALPLLVLFFIFQKRFMEGYMNSGIK, encoded by the coding sequence ATGACTAAGAATAAGTGGTTATTCCTGTGGATCCCTGCTTTAGTGGTGGTTGTGATATGGTCTGTTCCTGTGGTATGGGCCCTTATTGCCAGTTTGCGTCCTCCTATGGAAGCTTTTACAAGAGGCCAGGTCTGGTTCGGTTCTGCCCTGAGCTTGGCAAATTATAAACGGGCCCTTTCTCTGGCTCCTTTTGGGTTGTATTTTCGTAATACTGTTCTCATGGTTTTGATGGTCTTAGTTGTTCAGTTGCTGTTTAGTAGTTTAGCTGCTTTTGGCTTTGCTTTTTATAAGTTCAAAGGGGATAGGATATTATTTGTTTTGATTTTGACTCAGATGATGATCCCCACAGTGGCCTTACTGGTTCCGAATTTTCAAACCATCAGGGTTCTGGGGTTGTATGATTCTCTAGGGGCTATGGCTGTGCCTTTCTGGGGCAGTGCTTTTGGAACTTTTCTCCTGCGCCAGACGTTTTTGGGTATTCCTAAAGACTATGGTGATGCCGCGTTAGTGGATGGTTGTCACTGGTATCAAATTCTGTGGCATGTCTATCTTCCTATGGCCAAGTCTTCTCTGGTGGCTTTTTCCATATCGACCATTAATTGGCATTGGAATGATTTGCTGTGGCCCATGATTATTACCCAAAGCGATAAATCCCGTCCTTTGACGGCTGGACTTGTTCGCTTTACCCAATTAGGGGAAGTGGGAGCCCAGTGGGGGCTTATGTCGGCTGCGACTCTGATTGTCGCCTTGCCTTTATTGGTCCTTTTCTTTATCTTCCAGAAGCGCTTTATGGAAGGCTACATGAACTCAGGTATCAAATAG
- a CDS encoding ABC transporter substrate-binding protein, which translates to MKRFWLLPFMFLILGSCQDHKAISIGFISGLSGGNADLGEAGRNGAILAVEEINANGGVNGKPINLIIKNDGNDPDIAKKSAHELVDEKVVAIVGPFSTAMVEAVVSVASPQKTLVITPTASAMKLAGKDDYIILMNSSTRVNARAYADFMVSRRGYDRIKIAADEQNFTFSKSWYDEFELRYEELGGEILSLQYFNSQLINNYYSLVTDLVDNDPDCLLFIANSVDCARIAQQVRKYDDTIPIIAAEWAGTEQLIELGGSGVEGMEILQNINFFNQGAEFVMFLNNYEQRFNQKASFSGVMAYETVYVIADALLHQKKGENLKDTIVGGGPYEGLQQSIEFDVNGDMRRHPVFVQIKDKEYILAP; encoded by the coding sequence ATGAAACGTTTTTGGCTCTTACCCTTTATGTTCCTGATTCTAGGGAGTTGTCAGGACCATAAAGCTATTAGTATTGGTTTTATTAGCGGCCTTTCCGGTGGTAATGCAGATCTGGGAGAAGCTGGCAGGAATGGAGCTATTCTGGCGGTTGAAGAGATCAATGCCAATGGTGGTGTTAATGGTAAGCCTATCAATTTAATCATTAAAAATGATGGGAATGATCCTGATATTGCTAAGAAATCAGCCCATGAACTGGTGGATGAAAAGGTAGTTGCTATTGTCGGTCCTTTTAGTACAGCTATGGTAGAAGCTGTTGTGTCTGTGGCTAGTCCACAAAAAACTTTAGTTATCACGCCCACAGCTTCTGCTATGAAACTAGCAGGTAAGGATGATTACATCATACTTATGAACTCCTCCACCCGGGTGAATGCCAGAGCTTATGCTGATTTTATGGTATCAAGAAGGGGCTATGATCGAATAAAGATAGCTGCTGATGAACAAAATTTTACTTTTTCTAAGAGTTGGTATGATGAGTTTGAACTCCGTTATGAGGAATTAGGCGGAGAGATTCTGTCTTTACAATATTTTAACTCACAACTGATTAATAACTATTATTCCCTTGTTACAGATTTAGTCGATAATGATCCTGATTGCCTACTGTTTATAGCCAATTCTGTAGATTGTGCGAGAATAGCTCAACAGGTTCGCAAATATGATGATACAATACCTATTATTGCTGCGGAATGGGCTGGTACCGAACAGCTTATCGAGTTGGGTGGTTCTGGTGTTGAAGGAATGGAAATATTGCAAAATATTAATTTTTTCAATCAAGGTGCTGAGTTTGTTATGTTTCTCAATAACTATGAACAGCGTTTCAATCAGAAGGCAAGTTTTTCTGGTGTCATGGCATATGAAACGGTATATGTCATTGCTGATGCTTTATTACATCAGAAAAAAGGGGAAAATCTAAAGGATACTATCGTGGGTGGAGGTCCCTATGAAGGACTTCAACAAAGTATTGAATTTGATGTTAATGGCGATATGAGGCGTCATCCAGTATTTGTTCAGATAAAGGACAAAGAATATATATTAGCTCCATGA
- a CDS encoding glycosyltransferase, translating into MKKNVIITGSDKKYGDFLIEHWFKSLKETNDLTELDVAVLDYGLSIAQRFYLESHGVILIPCQKDGHVVNIRFRDMAHYLEEHPGYDQVIVSDGGDIIFQDSLEPLIEEQPQEFRAVVEDLKSGFSIFLTDEFFSRQDKDAIKKTLTGKEMINAGFFIGPAHKMEELGKTLYAMIKEKTKFGPDQIVVNYLLYKNGFVPVDRTYNYVVATAQAKLEIRDGRFYANGELIRVVHNTGNWKFLRPIENFGYHSDKVSLKKDLMRILKGLHTTSDSMYDVQDHLKLRLLDLRKDMKDMYRNSQGKVDELFNNFVDEILNIKDKEE; encoded by the coding sequence ATGAAAAAAAATGTCATTATTACTGGATCTGACAAAAAATACGGTGATTTTCTTATAGAGCATTGGTTTAAATCCCTTAAGGAAACTAATGACCTGACTGAACTTGATGTAGCTGTGTTGGACTATGGTTTATCAATAGCTCAGCGTTTTTACCTGGAATCTCATGGTGTGATTCTCATTCCCTGTCAGAAGGATGGACACGTTGTGAATATCCGTTTTAGAGATATGGCTCATTATCTTGAAGAGCATCCCGGATATGATCAGGTTATTGTAAGTGATGGTGGTGATATTATCTTTCAGGATAGTCTGGAACCTCTTATTGAGGAACAACCACAGGAGTTCCGGGCTGTCGTGGAAGACTTGAAGAGTGGTTTTAGTATTTTTCTGACAGATGAGTTCTTTTCCAGGCAAGACAAAGACGCCATTAAGAAGACTCTGACCGGTAAAGAGATGATTAATGCAGGTTTCTTCATTGGACCAGCTCATAAGATGGAAGAATTGGGTAAAACCCTTTATGCCATGATAAAGGAAAAAACAAAATTCGGTCCTGATCAGATAGTTGTTAATTATCTACTTTATAAGAATGGTTTTGTTCCTGTGGATAGAACTTATAACTATGTTGTTGCTACAGCTCAAGCGAAGTTGGAGATCAGGGACGGTCGTTTCTATGCCAATGGAGAATTGATTCGGGTGGTTCATAATACGGGTAACTGGAAATTCTTACGGCCTATTGAGAACTTTGGCTATCATAGTGATAAGGTGTCCCTAAAAAAAGATTTGATGAGAATATTAAAAGGTCTCCATACTACATCAGACTCTATGTATGATGTTCAGGATCATTTGAAGTTAAGATTATTGGACTTGAGAAAGGATATGAAAGACATGTACCGTAATTCTCAAGGAAAAGTGGATGAATTGTTCAATAATTTTGTTGATGAAATTCTGAATATAAAGGACAAAGAAGAATAA
- a CDS encoding methyl-accepting chemotaxis protein has product MKLDIRKNILVINSFILILMLGVSFLLLNGIFTAKQEYGFFLDTINLKQKDLLRSEELLTRAGMIQKDFLLKPSEEHLTQFNEYLSQSHNLLTQILKMEERLTAQWKSYTTRSDTYNQLTQKLNDYQENFKALYDLQVQKGFTEDLGLRGYFRNAAHELEAIIEQYNRDALMIQYLMIRRHEKDYLLRLTDKYADRNKEATSEILNRISESNLPLSVKNEMNTSIKNYQQGMEDIININQKIDVTEEQLTESLVNLIPLFSKEEQFTTQILIDKRTELDLSLAQYSRVGLIIIIVAIVIALLAVIRLYTLISHPIKIIMKEVSNLAEGDLRDPHTYSRPDEMGHISTALSQATISLRELIQQIGTITETSLQLSYHITDSTTETSSSITEIRATVDSIYKQITKLSQEVSESYEDSLHINDSVNNLNNLVAEQSTAVIQASAAIEQMMSSIQNVSTITKQRSEGSQKLEEYTHEGSDLINASNASIDKVEQMTDRIVDIIGVINNIAANTNLLAMNAAIEAAHAGESGRGFAVVAEEIRKLAESSSENAKLITTLVKDINLAIKEAANSSQNSIDYYSKIQKEVVFLVQSLMEISSTMSEMSSGGKQVLTASGELKDSVTKISEETQIIVDSTHNISKTLNMGQTLSQQNQQGINEILQGVDEIQNATSSLTSQSHTNDSNLKELQGFVSKFKT; this is encoded by the coding sequence GTGAAGTTGGATATACGGAAAAATATATTAGTCATTAACAGTTTTATTCTAATCCTTATGCTAGGGGTCTCGTTTTTATTACTAAATGGTATCTTTACAGCCAAACAGGAATATGGGTTCTTCCTCGATACGATCAATCTAAAACAAAAGGATTTACTCCGTTCTGAAGAATTACTTACCAGAGCTGGTATGATACAGAAGGATTTTCTCCTAAAACCATCAGAAGAACATCTGACGCAATTCAATGAATACCTATCTCAATCACATAACTTGTTGACGCAAATCTTAAAAATGGAAGAAAGGCTCACAGCCCAATGGAAGAGCTATACAACAAGGTCCGATACTTACAATCAACTGACACAAAAACTCAATGACTACCAAGAAAACTTCAAGGCTCTTTATGATCTACAGGTTCAAAAAGGGTTTACAGAAGATTTGGGACTTAGGGGGTATTTTCGTAATGCAGCCCATGAACTGGAAGCCATAATCGAACAATATAATCGGGATGCACTAATGATCCAGTATCTCATGATCAGACGACATGAAAAAGATTATCTTCTACGCCTAACAGATAAATATGCAGATCGTAATAAAGAGGCGACCTCTGAGATCTTGAACAGGATTTCAGAAAGTAATCTTCCTTTAAGTGTTAAAAATGAGATGAACACATCCATTAAGAACTATCAGCAGGGAATGGAAGATATCATTAACATCAATCAAAAAATCGACGTAACAGAAGAACAACTTACAGAAAGTCTCGTCAATCTCATACCGCTTTTCTCCAAGGAAGAACAATTTACAACTCAAATCTTAATAGATAAGAGAACGGAACTGGATCTGTCCCTTGCCCAATATAGTCGAGTGGGACTCATAATAATAATTGTCGCTATCGTCATTGCCCTATTGGCTGTCATTAGACTCTATACCCTGATATCCCATCCTATCAAAATCATAATGAAAGAAGTCAGTAACCTTGCTGAGGGTGATTTAAGAGATCCTCATACTTATTCCCGACCAGATGAAATGGGTCACATAAGTACAGCCCTCTCTCAAGCTACCATATCTCTTAGAGAGCTCATCCAGCAAATAGGAACCATCACAGAGACAAGCCTGCAATTAAGTTATCATATTACCGATTCCACAACAGAGACGTCCTCTTCGATTACAGAAATCAGAGCAACCGTCGACTCCATCTACAAACAAATAACAAAGCTTAGTCAGGAAGTAAGTGAAAGTTATGAAGATTCTCTTCATATTAATGATTCAGTCAATAACCTTAATAACCTGGTAGCGGAACAATCGACTGCAGTTATCCAGGCCTCTGCTGCTATCGAACAAATGATGTCCTCTATTCAAAATGTGTCAACGATAACAAAACAGCGCTCAGAAGGATCTCAAAAATTAGAAGAATACACCCATGAAGGATCGGATCTCATTAATGCTTCTAATGCCTCAATCGACAAAGTAGAACAAATGACAGACAGGATCGTAGACATCATTGGAGTCATAAACAACATTGCCGCCAATACCAATCTATTAGCTATGAATGCGGCCATTGAAGCAGCCCATGCGGGAGAATCGGGAAGAGGTTTCGCAGTAGTAGCTGAGGAAATCCGAAAACTGGCGGAATCCAGTAGTGAGAATGCCAAGCTCATAACAACCCTGGTAAAAGATATTAATTTGGCCATCAAAGAAGCTGCCAACTCCTCTCAAAACAGTATTGATTATTACAGCAAAATACAAAAGGAGGTTGTATTCCTAGTTCAATCCCTCATGGAAATATCTTCTACTATGTCTGAAATGTCGTCAGGAGGCAAACAAGTTCTCACCGCTTCAGGAGAGCTCAAGGATTCTGTCACAAAGATATCAGAAGAAACGCAAATCATTGTAGATAGTACCCACAATATAAGCAAAACCCTTAACATGGGACAAACCTTGTCCCAGCAAAATCAGCAAGGAATCAATGAAATACTCCAAGGTGTTGATGAAATACAAAACGCGACATCAAGCCTCACCTCCCAGAGCCATACCAATGATAGTAACCTCAAGGAGCTCCAGGGCTTTGTATCCAAATTCAAAACATGA
- a CDS encoding bifunctional diguanylate cyclase/phosphodiesterase has protein sequence MSDDYFVFADEDNIPVDEYKEVWEILIVDDDQDVHDATLYALDGYEVFGRTLLFHHAYSAADAITMLKQHPHIAIILLDAVMETDSAGLDAVRVIREDLGREDVRIILRTGQPGHVPELETITKYDINDYKTKSELTRSKLITTITTAIRSWEQLRRIQNSREGLEKIVLASNQFIAEQGLNAFAEGVISQMASLFNLSPEGIVCASGILPGMLQEPYSGEGSKEHWVIIAAAGDYSRFIHCNISQIDDSKIVKSIRKAMTDQKTVLEKDSITVFFKEAGGRMYSVYIASPRPLKDVDRHLLEVFCTNIALSASNIELVNRLKKQAWEDQVLRIPNMAALLGEIEERIKVSQENPSILALFDIVSFSEINDLLGHDYGNEILKAVVDRFKQIFTSRVYLSRISADIFGLVGPESELNQEALIQLNTIEIVTAEGRRNITFSIGATYLSIHQGDGSNQLHNALFSLKKSKEHRQVIFYSHDIGIFVREKNQLLHDLRQAILTEQVYLVYQPQACIGSDHVYSFEALIRWRKPNGDIIPPSQFIPLAEQSGLIIKLGEWILRQSLEDLNRIHDAGYPDMKMAVNVSAVQFKHPDFLDVLDKVIASTHIDPTCIELEITESVSLLAIDHVLSILKEIRNRGISIAIDDFGTGYSSLATIDRWPINRIKIDRSFIQKLNTDEDGTRIVDLVIPLGKKLSVKILAEGVETKDQLDRLNELECSEVQGFYLSKPLVLKDLLVWLDNRK, from the coding sequence ATGAGTGATGATTACTTTGTGTTTGCCGATGAAGACAATATTCCTGTTGATGAGTATAAAGAAGTATGGGAAATCCTGATTGTTGATGATGATCAGGATGTACATGACGCTACTTTATATGCTCTGGACGGGTATGAAGTATTTGGGAGAACTTTATTATTCCACCACGCCTATTCTGCTGCTGATGCGATCACAATGTTGAAACAACACCCTCATATTGCCATCATTCTTCTTGATGCGGTGATGGAAACGGATAGTGCTGGATTAGATGCTGTTCGTGTCATTAGAGAAGATCTTGGCAGGGAGGATGTTAGGATCATCCTAAGAACAGGTCAACCTGGCCATGTTCCTGAATTGGAAACGATTACCAAATACGACATTAATGACTATAAGACTAAAAGTGAATTAACCAGATCCAAGCTTATAACCACAATAACAACGGCTATTAGATCCTGGGAACAATTGAGACGAATTCAGAATAGCCGGGAAGGGTTAGAGAAGATAGTTTTAGCCAGTAATCAGTTCATTGCTGAACAGGGGCTGAATGCCTTTGCCGAAGGGGTGATCTCCCAGATGGCCAGTTTGTTTAATCTATCACCTGAAGGTATCGTTTGTGCTTCGGGGATTCTTCCAGGAATGCTCCAGGAACCTTATAGTGGGGAAGGGAGTAAGGAGCACTGGGTTATCATTGCCGCTGCTGGTGATTATAGCCGCTTTATTCACTGTAACATCTCTCAGATCGATGATAGTAAGATCGTTAAATCTATTAGAAAAGCTATGACGGATCAAAAGACTGTCCTGGAAAAGGATAGTATTACCGTATTTTTTAAAGAAGCCGGGGGGCGTATGTATTCTGTTTATATTGCTTCTCCCAGACCTTTGAAGGACGTTGATCGTCATCTGCTTGAAGTTTTTTGTACTAACATAGCCTTAAGTGCGAGTAATATTGAACTTGTCAATCGTTTAAAAAAGCAGGCCTGGGAAGATCAGGTTTTGCGTATTCCCAATATGGCTGCCTTGTTAGGAGAAATTGAAGAAAGGATCAAGGTCTCTCAAGAAAATCCTTCTATTTTAGCTCTCTTTGATATTGTTTCGTTCAGTGAGATCAATGACCTGTTGGGACATGATTATGGTAATGAGATTTTAAAGGCTGTAGTCGATCGTTTTAAACAGATTTTTACTTCCCGAGTTTATTTATCCCGTATCTCTGCGGATATATTTGGGCTAGTGGGTCCAGAAAGTGAATTGAATCAGGAAGCTCTTATTCAGCTTAATACTATAGAAATCGTCACAGCAGAAGGTCGACGTAATATAACTTTTTCTATTGGTGCCACTTATTTATCTATTCATCAGGGGGATGGCTCCAATCAATTGCATAATGCTCTGTTTTCTCTTAAGAAGTCCAAGGAACATCGTCAGGTGATTTTTTATAGCCATGATATTGGTATTTTTGTTCGGGAAAAGAATCAACTCCTTCATGACTTGAGACAAGCCATTCTAACAGAACAGGTTTATCTGGTTTATCAGCCACAAGCCTGTATCGGGAGTGATCATGTTTATAGTTTTGAAGCTTTGATCCGTTGGCGAAAACCCAATGGTGATATTATCCCCCCATCACAATTCATCCCTTTGGCAGAACAGTCTGGATTAATCATAAAGCTTGGTGAATGGATATTAAGACAATCTCTTGAAGACTTAAATCGAATTCATGACGCGGGTTATCCTGATATGAAAATGGCCGTAAATGTGTCTGCTGTTCAATTCAAGCATCCAGATTTTCTGGATGTATTGGATAAGGTTATTGCTAGTACTCATATTGATCCCACATGTATTGAATTAGAAATAACAGAATCTGTTTCTCTTTTGGCGATTGATCATGTATTGAGCATTTTAAAGGAAATCCGCAATAGAGGTATTAGTATTGCTATTGATGATTTTGGGACAGGGTATTCCTCTCTGGCTACTATTGATAGGTGGCCGATTAATAGAATTAAAATAGACAGGAGTTTTATTCAAAAGTTAAACACTGATGAGGACGGTACTAGAATTGTTGATCTTGTCATCCCCTTAGGTAAGAAACTCTCTGTAAAAATACTCGCGGAAGGCGTAGAAACGAAGGATCAATTGGATCGATTGAATGAATTAGAGTGTAGTGAGGTTCAAGGTTTTTATTTGAGTAAACCTCTTGTGTTGAAGGATTTACTAGTATGGTTGGACAATAGAAAGTGA